A single region of the Acanthopagrus latus isolate v.2019 chromosome 11, fAcaLat1.1, whole genome shotgun sequence genome encodes:
- the LOC119028033 gene encoding dual specificity protein phosphatase 22-B-like produces MGNGINKVLPDLYLGNIKDARDNELLAQHNITHILSIHDTAAPILEDMTYLCISAADHSKQNLTQYFRDSIMFIHESRLKGEGCLVHCVAGVSRSVTLVVAYIMTVTGHGWVDSLAAVRAARPCAGPNLGFLRQLEEFENTELTEYRAWWKDRYGKTSFSDEEEVETLLKKKPNSSGSSALTTSITPALGTRST; encoded by the exons ATGGGTAACGGAATAAACAAG GTCCTGCCTGATCTTTATCTAGGGAATATTAAAG ATGCACGAGACAATGAGCTGTTGGCGCAGCACAACATCACCCACATCCTGTCCATCCATGACACAGCTGCACCCATCCTGGAG GACATGACGTACCTGTGTATATCTGCAGCAGACCACTCCAAGCAGAACCT GACTCAGTACTTCAGAGACAGCATCATGTTCATCCACGAGTCCCGACTGAAAGGAGAGGGCTGCCTCGTCCACtg TGTTGCAGGAGTGTCCCGCAGCGTGACTCTGGTGGTGGCTTACATCATGACGGTGACGGGGCACGGCTGGGTGGACTCTCTGGCGGCGGTGCGGGCGGCTCGGCCGTGTGCTGGACCCAATCTGGGCTTCCTGCGCCAGCTGGAGGAGtttgaaaacacagagctgacagaa TACCGGGCCTGGTGGAAGGACCGATACGGGAAGACCTCGTtcagtgatgaggaggaggtggaaacccttttaaagaagaaacctaacagcagcggcagcagtgcCCTAACGACCAGCATCACTCCTGCGCTGGGCACGAGGagcacctga